CGTCGGTCACCATCGCTGTATTGAGCGAAATAACCGGATCGTCCCTCGTCGACAGCACCAGGCCGGCCATGGCGTCTGCGGCCGCGCTCTCCAGAACTTCGCGCAGCGTCCGTAGCTCGATGCCACTTTCGAGCTCGGCGAGATCAGATAGTCCAGGCGCGAAGGCGCCGTCAACCAGAACCAGCTTGGCCGCCCGCTCGATTGCCGCTTGCTGGACCGCGTCTCTCGCCCGCGCCAATGCAGCCGCATCGGGATGCGCGGCGAGTGGGAGCACATCGCGCATCAGCATGCGCGGATCAGTGTATTTCCGGTTCTCGATGCGGCGGCGTGGCAGGCCCGCACGCTCGTAAATCTCAAATGCCCTCGTGCGGATATCGAGGACAGGGCCCGCACCCGGCAGCCGTGCGCGCGCTGCAGCGAACACGTTCTCCACTGTGCAGCCGGCACCAGTTTCAGCCGGAACCGGACTCATCTGAAAATCCATCGAGGCCTCAAGCCGCGTCCCCGTATCGGGCGTATCCGGAGGCCTCAAGCTCGATCGCGAGGTGCTTATCGCCGCTCTTCTTCACGCGCCCTCTCGCCATCACGTGCACGGTATCCGGCACGACGTGGTTCAGAAGCCGCTGATAGTGGGTGATGATGACGATCGCGCGGTCCGGCGAACGAAGCGCGTTGATTCCGGCGGCCACGACCCGCATCGCGTCGATATCGAGGCCGGAATCTATCTCATCCAATATGCATAGACTCGGCTCGAACAGTGCCATCTGCAAGATCTCGTTGCGCTTCTTCTCTCCGCCGGAGAAGCCGACATTGACGCCGCGCTTCAGCGCGCTCTGCGGGATGCTCAGCGACTTGGCGACCTGGCGAACCCTCTTCAGAAAGGCCGGCGTAGAGAACTCCTCTTGGCCGCGCGCTTTGCGCTGGGCATTGAACGCCGTGCGCAGGAAGTTCATGGTGGCGACCCCAGGAATCTCGAGCGGATATTGGAACGCCAGGAACACGCCCTTCGCCGCACGCTCGTTCGGCTGCATCGCCAGGAGATCTTCGCCCCGAAACAGAATCTGTCCGTCCGTCACCTCGTAACCCGGCTTGCCGGCGATGACGTGGGAGAGCGTCGACTTGCCGGAGCCGTTCGGCCCCATGATCGCGTGCACCTCGCCGGCATTGACCAAAAGGTCGAGCCCTCGAAGTATTTCGCGGTCCTCGACACGAACATGCAGATCTCGGATTTCGAGTAATGGCATACTAGCTCATCCCGCAATACAGCATTCCATAGGGCGAGCTGCATTTGGCATGCTCGCGGCACATGCAACTATCCGACGGCCCCTTCGAGCGAGATCGAGATCAGCTTCTGCGCTTCCACCGCGAACTCCATGGGCAGCTTTTGAAGTACGCCCTTCACGAAGCCGTTGACGACCAGGCCGATGGCTTCTTCCTGCGAGAGTCCGCGCTGGATGCAGTAGAACAGCACGTCCTCGGAGATCTTCGAGGTGGTCGCCTCGTGCTCGAACGTCGTCAACGAATTCTTGGCCTCGATATAGGGCATGGTGTGCGCGCCGCACTTGTCGCCGATCAAAAGCGAGTCGCAGGCGGTATAGTTGCGCGCGCCGGTGGCCTTGCGGTTGGCGCTGACCAGGCCGCGATAGGTGTTCTGCGATTTGCCGGCCGCGATGCCCTTGGAGATGATCCGGCTCGAGGTGTTCTTGCCGAGGTGAAGCATCTTGGTGCCGGAGTCGACCTGCTGGAAGCCGTTCGAGATCGCGATCGAGTAGAACTCGCCGCTCGAATTGTCGCCGCGCAGGATGCAGCTCGGATATTTCCAGGTAATCGCCGATCCGGTCTCGACCTGGGTCCAGGAGATCTTCGAATGCTTGCCGCGGCAGTCGCCACGCTTGGTGACGAAATTGTAGATGCCGCCCTTGCCTTCCGAATTGCCCGGATACCAGTTCTGCACCGTCGAATACTTGATCTCGGCGTCATCGAGCGCGACGAGCTCGACCACGGCGGCATGCAACTGGTTCTCGTCGCGCTGCGGCGCGGTGCAGCCTTCGAGATAGGAGACGTAGGAGCCCTTGTCGGCGATGATCAGCGTACGCTCGAACTGGCCGGTGTTGCGCTCGTTGATGCGGAAATAGGTCGACAGCTCCATCGGGCAGCGCACGCCCGGCGGCACGTAGACGAACGAGCCGTCGGAGAACACCGCCGAGTTGAGCCTCGCGAAGAAGTTGTCGGAGGTCGGCACCACGCTGCCGAGATATTTCTGCACCAGCTCCGGGTGCTCGCGGATCGCCTCCGAGATCGGCATGAAAATCACGCCGGCCTTCTTCAGCTCCGCCTTGAAGGTGGTGGCAACGGAAACCGAATCGAACACGGCATCGACTGCGATCTTGCGGCTGGCCGACGGCTCGCCGCCGGGCGCAGGTTCGACGCCCTCCAGAATCGCGACCTCACGAAGCGGGATGCCGAGCTTCTCGTAGGTCTTGAGAATTTCGGGATCGATCTCCTCGATCGAGGACAGCGCCTTCTTCGGCTTCGGCGCCGCGTAATAGTAGATGTCCTGATAATCGATCTTCGGATAATTGACACGGGCCCAGGTCGGCTCCGTCATAGTCAGCCAGCGGCGAAACGCCTCCAGGCGCCATTCCAGCATCCAGGCCGGCTCGTCCTTTTTCGCGGAGATAAATCGGACGGTGTCTTCCGACAGCCCCTTGGGAGCCTTGTCGGACTCGATCAGCGTCTCAAACCCATATCGATACTGGTCGACGTCGATGCGCCGGACGCGCTCGACCGTCTCTTCTACAGCTACCATTGTTCGCTCCAACCACGTAAGGATGATGCTAGGCTATTCCGGCGAGTGCTGCGGCGCGCGCCTGATCGCAGAGATCACAGCCTTCTCGGGCGCAGCGGGCGCAACCAGGCCATCGACCGGAAAGGTGATAGCCGCCGACAAACCTCTCACATTCGCTGCGCGCTGCGGAGCCACTCATCGACCGCTCCTTTATGCTGGTACGCAGGTGCCGGGCACCGGGCATACAACGGCGCATTGCGGCGCCTCGAAACGCCCCTCGCATTGGGTGCATTTCTTCGGATTGATGACGTACATGTCGTTCTTGAGACTGATTGCGGCGTTGGGACATTCGAACTCGCATGCTCCGCACGCGGTGCACTGAGAGGCGATTATCTTGTAAGCCATCACTCCGAATCCTTGATCAGCCAATATGGACCGCAACTTCCCTTCAAGGATTGTGCCAAACTTCTGGCGTTCATGTATCTCGGTTGAGATGCGTTGCGCGCATGTTGCGGCCTCGACAATGTGTCGCAAGTTCTACAATCGTAACCGTAAACGATTGCTTCGAGGCCATACCTTTTCGGCCCATACAAGCTGGCGCCGATTAACCCGTGCAGGTGAGCTGGGTTCGCCTGCTCCGATACAACGTCTTTGTATCGCGGTTGCGATCACCTGTCTTCAGTCGCGCGTCCCGGATACGCTCAAGCGCCCGGAGTCGCCCCAAACCGCAATGGATAGGTTTTCGATATCGGAAGTGCGGCAGCCGCGGCGCGATTTCGGCTATGGCGGCACGATCGAGGACCGGCGCAATGACAGTTCGTCTGATCCGCGTCTGCACGGTATCAGCAGATTGGCGGCGATGGCAGCGGGCAAACGCGTCCCGGATGGTGCGTAGCCAAGGCCCGCCGCCGATCGCGCGTCTCAGGGCTTGTCTGGGACTACCGCAATTCTCAAAGTCAGTACGATCCACTTGGCCGGATTGCTGCGTCACTTGGGACCGAGCGTGGAACTCCTGAGTCCCTGCTCACCTTGATGCGCGCATGTTTCTCGCTAGCTTTCCAACGATCCAAAGATCGCGCATCTCGCCCGCTGGACCGGCCTGATCTAACAGCGCTGCGAGACGTTGCCCTGATCCGCTCGCTCAGGCGAGGCCCACGGTCTAGTGTCCGGGAGAGCCGCTCCACCCAGTTCCATCAGCCCAAGCCAGGATGAGATCGAAGTCGGTCCTGGAGCGACTGCCGGTTGATGACGAGGTCGTCAAGGTGCATCGGCTCGTGCCTTGGCTGCTCTCCTTGGGCCAATCGTCGAACCAGCGCCCGCGTGCCGTCCACCAAAAAGAGGCCGCAATCATAGCTATTCCGCTGCTGGGCCATGCCGGGTGACGCCAGGCGGGCGCGCAGCCGTCGTGCGAGCTGCTCTGCCGCCTCGTCGTTGTGTCGCCGGACAGAGTCGTAGTGATAGGCAACCGGCTCTCCTCGCGTGCGGCGATCAAGGAGCAGCAGCGACCAATGGTTGCCGCGGCGATTGGGAGCCGTAGCATCGTTCACGGGCAGGAACACGAAGTCGGCGGTATCATTTCCATTCGGATCGTAGACGATGCGCCGGATTGCGCGGTGCATGTCGCTCGCGGTGCCGAATCGCAGTTGATAGTGGGCTATGAGGGGATCCACGAACTGCGTCCGAGCGGCGAGCTCCGGATGGTCCATCTGCAACTCCTGCGCCAGGAGCTCGTAATCCCTTTGAATATGCTCGTCGCCCAGCCATTCGGTGGCGCCGAGCTCTACTCCGCTTCGGCCGTGAGAGGAGGTTGTCGGATCCAAAGCTCCGATCTGAGCATCGGCGGATGTGCGCGGGAACGGCGCATGATGAGCGTCATCACGACGCAGCTCCTGCGGCGTAGGCGCATCCAGATCAATAAATGACTCAAGGCCGGCGTAGGTGTCTGAGCGAGCCCTGACGGGGTGCGCTGGCCCAAAGTGAGCATCGTCGTGCAAGTCGGACGCCGTCGGCGTATTCAGATCAACAAATGGCTCAAGGCCGCCGTAAGTGTCTGAGCGAGCTCTGGCAGAGGGCGCCGGCGCAAAGTGAGCATCGTCGCGCAACTCGGACGGCGTCGGCGCATTCAGATCAACAAATGACTCAAGACCGCCGTAAGTGTCTGAGCGAGCCACGGCAAGATGCACCGGCGCAAAGTGAGCATCGTCGCGCACTTCGGACGGCGTCGGCGCATTCAGATCAACAAATGGCTCAAGACCACCATAGGTGTCTGAACGAGCCCTGGCAAGATGCGCTGGCCCAAAGTGAGCATCGTCGCGCAGTTCGGACGGCGTCGGCGCATTCAGATCAACAAATGACTCAAGACCGCCATAGGTGTCTGAGCGAGGCCTGGCAGAGGGCGCTGACGCAAAGTGAGCATCGTCGCGCAGTTCGGACGGTGTCGGCGCATTCAGATCAACTAATGACTCAAGACCGCCATAGGTGTCTGAGCGAGGCCCGGCAGAGGGCGCTGGCGCAAAGTGAGTATCGTCGCGCAACTCGGACGGCGTCGGCGCATTCAGATCAATAAATGGATCAAGACCGCCGTAGGTCCGTGACGGGGCACTGGCAGTTGATGGTGATGCTGGTTCTTGCATCTGCTCCCCCAACCAAGCCCAAGCTCCCACGCTCGGGGTGGCTGGCGTCGGAGGAAGCTCCTGCGCCGAGCCGGACTGCCGAGCGCCCTGCGAGCTCGGCTGCTCGCGGACTTGCAGCCCCAGCTCTCGGTTCGCCTCGATGAGTTTTAAGTAGTTGCGAAGATACGACAAATCTGGGCCGTGAATTCTGGCTCCAGTCCGTTGGAACGCAAATACATCGTTGTCCAGCTTTAACTGCTCCTCACTAGAGCCGTTAAGTCTCCCAGTTATGGTTCCCCTGCCATTTTTTTTAAGCCATGCACTCAGCGCACGAAGACGTCTAGCCCGTTGCTGCGCAGCCTGCCTCAGCTTCGTAGTCGGGGTTCTAAGATCGTTCAAGCTTTGGCAGAGCGCGGCCTCGATGAGCGGGGCGTCTTCGGGATGAGGGATCAGTTGACGGGGCCGACCAAGGACACGGGGTTCGACGGCTTCGGCCTCTTCGCCCCCACGCAAGAGCCGCCGGAGAACATTCAAAGTCGATTTAATGCTGTTCCGAGAGTCTCGCCCCAGGCTCTTGTATACCGAAATCTCTTCGTCCAGTGATGAACCGCCTCGCAACCGGGAAGCTAAAGGTCCCTTATTAATCGCGTGGAGAAATCGAATGAACACCCCAAGTCCGGAAACGCTGTTACCGATCGCCCCTGGTGTGAGCTTGCGCCGCTCGGCGTCTAAACGAAACTTCGCCAAGAGCTCCGCGTCTTCGGCTGGCATTTGCTCGGCGATCGGCTGGTCCGGCGCCCGCAGGCTTTCGGACGCAAACGTGTTGGGCGTGCTCGGAACGATGGCATCATCATGCAAGTGGTACGACCTGGACGGAAGCTGAGCTGGGACAGGCAAGGAGGGCGGAGTTTCCGAGCTCGGCCACTTGCTCCAATCAAGTTCGAGTGGCATCTGCAGTGCCCCGGTTGAGGTAGACCTGGCGGGTTCCTGCGATCCGACTTGTTCCGACTCCCGGGGCCGCGCCAGCGGGACTAAGGCGGACCATGATGGGCCGCCTTCCAGCACTACCGGAAGCTTATTCTGAGCGTGCCCTTTCGAGAAGACCAATGGCCTCACGGCGTCACCCAATGGGTTGTGCTGCCAAGCCATGTCTCCGACATGCCTCGCGACTGGATGTGCCGGCGGGGCGTATTCGTGCGCACGCCATGGCATCCGAGCCTGCCTCTGCGATGGTGACGCCTCCAGTTGGTGGGATGGCGGCCGCATCACCTGCTGCTCAACAGCGGCGCCCTGCGGACCGCTTAGCGTCTTCTTTCTCTTCGCTGATCTCAAGTTCCCGACATCAGGCTCATCGCTCATGAGAACCTGCTCGCCAGGCACGACGGTGCTCGTGTGACGTTCATCCGTCGGCTCGTGATCATGGTGGCGCCCGTTCGAGGGAAGAAGGGATTCTGCAGGGTCCAATGCCAGGCCATGTCGCGGCGGCTGAAGACAGGACAATGCACCGGCTTGGTCGACCGTCCCAAAAAATAAATCCTGATCGTCCCCCTCAGACAGTGCCGCTGGCCAGCTGAACGCTGGCTGCGACCCGCCCTGCTTAGTCGCGGCCTCACTCCCCCCTGCCCGGTCAGTGATTGACGCGACTCCGCCTGCCGACTGGGAGGCCCGGAGACGATCTAGTGCGGTAAGAACGAGCCGCCTTCGACTTTTGTCGAATATCTCAGCGTCGCTGTCCAGCGACTTGTCGTGAAGACGAGCAGCTATTCCCGGCTTCTTGTTTGCAAAGAGCCACCGGCCGAACCTGCGAAGAGGACGAACATAATTCGCCGTAGCGGTGATCTTCTTGTACCCTGCCTCAACGAGTGCGCCTTGAAGGCCGGAAACCAAGAGCGCGTCTTCGGAATAAAGAGGAGCAACGTTGGGTTTTCTCGCTCCCTCACGGAGATGATCAAGTGCCGCGCCGATACTTCTGTGACCACCGGCGTCCTTGTAGCGCTTGATCTCTTCATTTAGTGATTCGTCTTCATTCCATGTCTCGTCGAGAAGCCGAGCAGCAATGCCCGGCAGGTTGTTTGCACGCAGGTGGTGGCTGAAATCCGTGAGAAGAGTTGCATAGGTTTGGGCGGTACTCGAAGTTCCGGCCGACGCTGCTCGTTGTTTGTACTCTTTGATGAGAGTCCTGTCCTCGGGATAGGGAGTCAGGTCAGGGCGTGCCGCGATCGGCGCGACTCCTCCCGTCGACTGAGAGGTCCGCAGATGAGCTAGTGCCCAACGGACGTTCACCGTGCCACGTCTTGCTATGAACTCCTCGACATCTTCGTCCATGGACTCGTCATGAAGCCGATCAGCAATGCTAGGCTTGTCGTTCGCAAATAGCCAGCGGCCCAAACCGAGCAGAAACCCGATGTTGCTCGTAGCGGTGCTCTCGGCAGCGCCACCCCTGAGGAGCGCCTCCTTAAGCCCGGAAATAAGGAACGCATCTTTGGCATAAAGCGGCTCCTCGCTGCGACCTACCACCACCCCATTGGACTGACCGGTCTGCAGCGCTGAGGCGCCCAGCATCGCCCCGTCCTCTTCGGCATGCAGTGCTGGGATGTCTTCGTGCCCACTGGCCACCATCATGGCCTGCGCGTCCAATGATGATGCACTAACCTCATGGGCCCAGGACTGCGTTCGCAGGCGACTCCGCAAATTGCCGATTTCATTCGGCTGCCGCTCAATGGCAGCGCCTCGCTTCGCTCTCGAATTGCCTGATTCATGCTCATCGTCGAGGATCTCCTCGTCTGACAGGAAGTTGTTCCTGCCTGACGCACCCATCAGCCGGTCCGCAGCGCTGTGGTGGTTGTGCTGCCAATTCACCTGATGAAAGCTCGCTTGTGCATCAGGTGGCTGACGGCGCTCGGTTGGCTCCAGAGATAACGAAGGGCGGGGTTCGTCCATGATCCCCCAAAGCTGGTCCTGATCGTGACCTTCTGCAAGGAGAACCTCTGGCCAGCCGACAGCTCCATGCGAAGCGCTGTGCTGGACTGTGCCATCCACGATACGGTCCAGCTCCATGAGCGGCGCAGCATTCAGCGTCGTTCCACTGCCTTCGCCGTGCGGAGCCGGCGTATATGGGCGCCCACTTGCCCGCGTGACGGGCCGCGCCTCAGATCGCGATGCATCCGCTTGATGGGCGCGGACCTGCGTGAGCACGCGAGTGGACGGGACAGCGACTTCGCTCAGCTGCCGCTGAAAGGCGGGTCCCTCTGCCGACGAGTCGGCCGGAGCGACATCTTGCGTGTCCACGCTATCCGTCTGTTGACGCCCCCGATTCATTGAGACGAAGTTCATCTGTACCCACTTTCGAAGATGAAGCGCCGGAAAGCGCTGATCGTATGCGCCTGGATTAGAGCGAGACGTCGCCGGCATTTGAGGGTTCAGCTCAGAGTGCGTTCCTGACGTCGGACCCAGCAAACCGTGATTACGGTCCCAACTTGCCGCACCAAGCACCCCGAGAATGGAGCGCTCCGATGTTTCTCATTTACGATCCACTTCCGCCGGCTGGACAGACTTACACTTCTCCCTAGGAGGGATAGCTGTCGAGAACCTGACGGGCAGAATGCTGCGCGGCAATCCTGATTGCAGCGCAGGACACGTGACCCGAACTTCCCGCTCTCGTACGTGAAGGACCTGTTTGAGAGGATTCCGCAGTACGTAGAGAGAGGCAAGACGGGGCTTGAAACGCAAACAACGCTCCGCGGCCATTGAGTGCCGCGCCGCAGACTTGTTTTTGCGATGTGGCGATGCATTGCTTCGCGAGCGACGGCCTCGTCAGCTTCTCGAAAGCTCATCCATAGTAAGGACCAGCTCTATTGATTATTTGGATGTGAGACTAGCGTGGACCCGTACAATTCTGATCCATTTGATGTACCGGCTTGGTCGCAGGTGCAGCACGCCGTCTCGGAGGAGCCACGGGCGGGCCAGGCCGG
The DNA window shown above is from Bradyrhizobium sp. ISRA464 and carries:
- the sufC gene encoding Fe-S cluster assembly ATPase SufC encodes the protein MPLLEIRDLHVRVEDREILRGLDLLVNAGEVHAIMGPNGSGKSTLSHVIAGKPGYEVTDGQILFRGEDLLAMQPNERAAKGVFLAFQYPLEIPGVATMNFLRTAFNAQRKARGQEEFSTPAFLKRVRQVAKSLSIPQSALKRGVNVGFSGGEKKRNEILQMALFEPSLCILDEIDSGLDIDAMRVVAAGINALRSPDRAIVIITHYQRLLNHVVPDTVHVMARGRVKKSGDKHLAIELEASGYARYGDAA
- the sufB gene encoding Fe-S cluster assembly protein SufB gives rise to the protein MVAVEETVERVRRIDVDQYRYGFETLIESDKAPKGLSEDTVRFISAKKDEPAWMLEWRLEAFRRWLTMTEPTWARVNYPKIDYQDIYYYAAPKPKKALSSIEEIDPEILKTYEKLGIPLREVAILEGVEPAPGGEPSASRKIAVDAVFDSVSVATTFKAELKKAGVIFMPISEAIREHPELVQKYLGSVVPTSDNFFARLNSAVFSDGSFVYVPPGVRCPMELSTYFRINERNTGQFERTLIIADKGSYVSYLEGCTAPQRDENQLHAAVVELVALDDAEIKYSTVQNWYPGNSEGKGGIYNFVTKRGDCRGKHSKISWTQVETGSAITWKYPSCILRGDNSSGEFYSIAISNGFQQVDSGTKMLHLGKNTSSRIISKGIAAGKSQNTYRGLVSANRKATGARNYTACDSLLIGDKCGAHTMPYIEAKNSLTTFEHEATTSKISEDVLFYCIQRGLSQEEAIGLVVNGFVKGVLQKLPMEFAVEAQKLISISLEGAVG
- a CDS encoding 4Fe-4S binding protein — its product is MAYKIIASQCTACGACEFECPNAAISLKNDMYVINPKKCTQCEGRFEAPQCAVVCPVPGTCVPA
- a CDS encoding Ulp1 family isopeptidase, which produces MELDRIVDGTVQHSASHGAVGWPEVLLAEGHDQDQLWGIMDEPRPSLSLEPTERRQPPDAQASFHQVNWQHNHHSAADRLMGASGRNNFLSDEEILDDEHESGNSRAKRGAAIERQPNEIGNLRSRLRTQSWAHEVSASSLDAQAMMVASGHEDIPALHAEEDGAMLGASALQTGQSNGVVVGRSEEPLYAKDAFLISGLKEALLRGGAAESTATSNIGFLLGLGRWLFANDKPSIADRLHDESMDEDVEEFIARRGTVNVRWALAHLRTSQSTGGVAPIAARPDLTPYPEDRTLIKEYKQRAASAGTSSTAQTYATLLTDFSHHLRANNLPGIAARLLDETWNEDESLNEEIKRYKDAGGHRSIGAALDHLREGARKPNVAPLYSEDALLVSGLQGALVEAGYKKITATANYVRPLRRFGRWLFANKKPGIAARLHDKSLDSDAEIFDKSRRRLVLTALDRLRASQSAGGVASITDRAGGSEAATKQGGSQPAFSWPAALSEGDDQDLFFGTVDQAGALSCLQPPRHGLALDPAESLLPSNGRHHDHEPTDERHTSTVVPGEQVLMSDEPDVGNLRSAKRKKTLSGPQGAAVEQQVMRPPSHQLEASPSQRQARMPWRAHEYAPPAHPVARHVGDMAWQHNPLGDAVRPLVFSKGHAQNKLPVVLEGGPSWSALVPLARPRESEQVGSQEPARSTSTGALQMPLELDWSKWPSSETPPSLPVPAQLPSRSYHLHDDAIVPSTPNTFASESLRAPDQPIAEQMPAEDAELLAKFRLDAERRKLTPGAIGNSVSGLGVFIRFLHAINKGPLASRLRGGSSLDEEISVYKSLGRDSRNSIKSTLNVLRRLLRGGEEAEAVEPRVLGRPRQLIPHPEDAPLIEAALCQSLNDLRTPTTKLRQAAQQRARRLRALSAWLKKNGRGTITGRLNGSSEEQLKLDNDVFAFQRTGARIHGPDLSYLRNYLKLIEANRELGLQVREQPSSQGARQSGSAQELPPTPATPSVGAWAWLGEQMQEPASPSTASAPSRTYGGLDPFIDLNAPTPSELRDDTHFAPAPSAGPRSDTYGGLESLVDLNAPTPSELRDDAHFASAPSARPRSDTYGGLESFVDLNAPTPSELRDDAHFGPAHLARARSDTYGGLEPFVDLNAPTPSEVRDDAHFAPVHLAVARSDTYGGLESFVDLNAPTPSELRDDAHFAPAPSARARSDTYGGLEPFVDLNTPTASDLHDDAHFGPAHPVRARSDTYAGLESFIDLDAPTPQELRRDDAHHAPFPRTSADAQIGALDPTTSSHGRSGVELGATEWLGDEHIQRDYELLAQELQMDHPELAARTQFVDPLIAHYQLRFGTASDMHRAIRRIVYDPNGNDTADFVFLPVNDATAPNRRGNHWSLLLLDRRTRGEPVAYHYDSVRRHNDEAAEQLARRLRARLASPGMAQQRNSYDCGLFLVDGTRALVRRLAQGEQPRHEPMHLDDLVINRQSLQDRLRSHPGLG